The genomic interval CGGTCAGATCGGGTCCGAGCTGTGCCGGCAGATCCACCGCTACGAGCCGGCCGCCCTGACGATGCTCGACCACGACGAGGCCGCCCTGCAAACGGCCCAGCTGGCTGTCGACCCGCGGGCCGGGCTGCACGACCGATCCGTCCAGTTGGCCGACATACGCGACGCCGCCCGGGTGCGCGAGGTGTTCCGTACGGGGAAACCGGAAGTTGTCTTTCACGCGGCTGCACTCAAACACCAGCCGCTGCTGGAGCGCCACCCGGCCGAGGCCGTCAAGACGAACGTGCTCGGGGCTCTCAACGTGCTGGAGGCCGCCGGGGACGCCGCGCTGTTCGTCAACGTCTCCACCGACAAGGCCGCCGACCCGGTCAGCGTGCTCGGCTACACCGAGCGTGTCGCCGAACGTCTCACCGCCCACCACGGCGGCCTCAGCGTCCGCTTCGGCAACGTGCTCGGCAGCCGCGGGTCGGTCGTCGCCACGTTCGCCGCCCAGATCGCCGACGGCGGGCCGATCACGGTCACCCACCCGGACGCCACGCGTTACCTGATGACCGCGCAGGAGGCCGTGAACCTCACCCTGCGGGCCGCCACGCTCGGCCGTCCCGGCGAGGCCCTGATCCTGCAGCTGGGCGAGCCCGTGCTGATCGCCGAGCTGGCCCGGCAGATGATCGCCCTGGCCGGCCGGCCCGTCGACATCGTCTTCACCGGCCTGCGCCCCGGCGAGAAACTGGGCGACGTCCTGTTCGGCGCCGGCGAGAACCCCACCCGGCCGCACCACCCGCTGATCTCACACGTCGCCGTTCCGCCTCTGCACCCCGCAGCCGTACGCCCGCTGACCGCTCCCGGCATCCCCGAGGCGCTCACGTCGGCGCTCGCCGGGTTGTGCGGCCCCGCCCTCAGCTCTGCGCCGCTCTCAGGATCTTGAGCACCCGCGGGTCGATCTTCCCCGGCACGATCCGCATCTCCAGGTTCTCGACACCCGCCCACGACGCCAGCGAGTCGTTCAGGTCGGACCCGACATGTCCCGCCGCCGCCAGCCGCTCGGCCACCTCGTCGGCCAGCACCCCGGTCAACGGCAGCAGCGTCGCCGGGTCGGGGAACTCGAAGTACAGGCTGTGCATCTCGAGCAACCGGCCGAGTTCG from Paractinoplanes brasiliensis carries:
- a CDS encoding polysaccharide biosynthesis protein, which codes for MKGRRDTRGESVLYTLAVGYERWARRRGSAPARVPALVFGAGAAAAALLHSMVFDPDSPFEPLGILDDDPARQGERLAGIPVIGTRRDLDEAVAGTGAEVVIFAVGNAEAGLIRDVRERAVAAGVRLLIVPEASEALDHELGAADVREVQITDLLGRHRIEAALPEAALAELLTGRRVLVTGAGGQIGSELCRQIHRYEPAALTMLDHDEAALQTAQLAVDPRAGLHDRSVQLADIRDAARVREVFRTGKPEVVFHAAALKHQPLLERHPAEAVKTNVLGALNVLEAAGDAALFVNVSTDKAADPVSVLGYTERVAERLTAHHGGLSVRFGNVLGSRGSVVATFAAQIADGGPITVTHPDATRYLMTAQEAVNLTLRAATLGRPGEALILQLGEPVLIAELARQMIALAGRPVDIVFTGLRPGEKLGDVLFGAGENPTRPHHPLISHVAVPPLHPAAVRPLTAPGIPEALTSALAGLCGPALSSAPLSGS